DNA sequence from the Vigna unguiculata cultivar IT97K-499-35 unplaced genomic scaffold, ASM411807v1 contig_610, whole genome shotgun sequence genome:
TTCCTGTcttatcaagcctaaccaagtgatttccTGTGTGCTAGTGAACTATGGCACCTTCTCGTAGGACTCCGCAATCCTCCCAAAGCGATGTGTCAGATATCGCTAGAGCAATTGAGGCAATGGTAGTTGCCATGATGCAGCAAAGCACGACGATGATGCAGCAACACGAAGCATCCATACAACGACAAGCagcgtcgcttgagcagcaaAAATTGGTGATGCAGCATATGGAGGCTGCTagggtagctgctgaggatgcccACCGGTAgcacatggaggccctccgccaatTGTAGGAGAATAGGGCggctgcccctgtgtttggtcctAAGCCACGTCCGCCAGTAAGAGAGTGGAGTCTGGAAGACTTCCTGAAACACCATCAAGTGGAATTCAACGGGAAGACTAGCCTGGATGCAGCCGatcaatggctgaaggacctggagAGAATCTTCGACGTGAAGATGTGTCTAGCAGATAACAGGTTGGCTTTGCAGTCTATATGCTCATTGGAGAAGCTGAACATTGGTGGATTAGCATGAAGTCCATCATGAAGGAGCGAGGAGAGCCTATGACTTGGGAGGCCTTCAGGGGGAAGTTCCTCTCGGAATACTTCCCTGACAGTGTGAGATttgccaaggaggtggaattcttCCAACTGACCCAAGGAGGAAAATCTGTGACAGACTATGCTAAGAAGTTCAAGCATCTCATCCGTTTCTACACCTTGCCACTCGATGAAGAGTGGAGATGCCATAAGTTTAAGAATGACCTCCGTGGCGACATCCGCTTGATGGTAGCCCGTCTATCCATTAAGGACTTTGCTGCACTGGTGGAGAAAGCAcgagtgatggagaagatgaagaatgaggtGGAAGGTCAGCGTCCACAACAGCCACAAAGGATAGGTGGACTATCTGGGTCCACGCCCAGacatgaggagcggaggagaccatatGACAGACCTCACCATCAGCCTCAGGAGTCTAGGAACTTTTCCCCTCAACAGGGTCGGGTACAGTGTTATATTTGTGGAGGTCCCCACCTGAGGAGCTCCTACCCACGCATGGAGGGTTACTGCAGATGCAACAATTGTGggaaggaaggccactttgggggGGTCTAGGAACTTTTCCGCTCAACAGGGTTGGGTACAGTGTTATATTTATGGAGGTCCCCACCTGAGGAGCGCCTGCCCACGCATGGAGGGTTACCGTATATGCAATAACTGTGGCAAGTAGGGCCACTTTGGGAAAAACTGCCCCAACCTTTCTAGGGCAGCGATACGCCCTCCAATTCAGACTACCTACCAGCACCAGCAGAGGAATAGAGGCAACATGCCTCAGGCGACAGGCAGAGTGTATGCCATGACCGGAGCGGAGGCTGCTAGCTAAGGTAACCTTGTTATAGGTGATTGTGTGATAGCTGGAAAGACATGTTGTGTATTGTATGATtttggagcgacacactcttttgtgttaAATGTTTGTGTGGAACGTTTGGGTTTGCCGGTGTGCGAGCTGTAGTGTGAGCTTGCGGTATCTACTCCGGCAttgggtttggtcaggacgtcgtccttgtgtgctaggtgtccGGTGGTGATAGAGGGACGCATGTACAAAGTAAATGTAATTTGCCTACCTCTACAAAAGTTGAAGGTAATCTTGGGGATgaattggctctctgccaatcgcgtTCTTATAGACTGTTGAGAGAAGAGGCTGTTATTTCTTGACTTAGAGGAGCCTGAATTGGTATCTCCTTAGGGAGTGGTGAACGAGGTTTAGAGTGGCACGCAGTGCTTCATAATCTTCGCTTGCATGGAGGTAGAGTAGAAGGAAGGGATGTCGGTTATACTAGTGGTGCAGGAATTTGAAGATGTATTGCCAGAGGAAGTgccagggttgcctcccagtagagaggtaGAATTCTCTATCGATCTGGTGCCAGGAACCGGTCCAGTGTCGATGGCTTCGTATCAtatggctccggcagagttAGTGGAACTCAAGAAATAGATAGGGGAGTTATTGGGGAAACAATTCATTCGACCAAGTACTTCGCCATGGGGAGCACCAACGTTgctagtgaagaagaaggatagGAGTTCACGTCTGTGTCTGGACTACAGACAGTtaaacaacataaccatcaagaacaaatacccgcttccgagaattgatgacttgatggattaGTTGCATGGGTCATCCGTCTTCTCGAAGATTGATTTGCGGTCGGGATACCATCAAATCTTGGTgaaggctgatgatgtgcagaagacagcCTTCAAGTCCCGATATAGACACTATGAGTATATGGTTACGCCTTTcagtgtgaccaatgctccagcgatgtttatggactacatgaacagaatTTTTTGTCAATTCTTAGATAAATTCGTTGTGGTCTTTATAGACGATATACTTATCTATTACAGGACTCAAGAAGAGCACGCAGAACAcctgatgagtccatcttcaagagtaaggaagcccAGGAGAAGCCATGCGAaattgatgaagcttccatggagaaCGATGAAGATGCAGAAGTTAGAAGACGAGAGGAGAAGTGGTGCaacaatggtgtttggagaagctctcaagtgaggttgggccaacactcaaggaagggggctagagaaaaccaagaaggagaactctagcctaagttgattcacaaaaagagaggagcCTGAAGTCATCTTAACAGAGTTTCTCtgctatattcatgaatgaaaaaacAAGGGTCttaagctctctatttatagtagaaaaggaGAGCCAAGTGGTCTAAAAAAATGGAGCGAAAAAGGATCTAGAATGTTgtatttggagccaaaaagatAGCATGaggcaagtgtgacttgccacctaagcaagtcacaaggGACTTGCTTCTAGGCGAATAAGAGAAGCttggtgaccaagcttggagcaAGAAGGATCTAGATCCTCTCACAAATGCACACTCTCTCTCTTGTTGGGCTAATTTCAAGCCTAACTCTTCTTTGGTCCAATTCTCTTCAAAGCCCAAAAACCCTCCAAGGCctaatacatggcccaaacaaaaaccctattctacaaagcccaaaatacaaggcccacaaataaaccctattctaatatttacaaacaaagagtcttaggctaggtcttcacatcttcattggcccatgtaaagttcatcttgggccatgtatgtgcattggaggcccattcctcttgtatcctcCTACCCATAGCTCTTGTTGTGGGTCCCTTAgttagaggcatctcatcatcccctccctcttgagaaggatttgtcctcaaatttgaaACTTATGCCTCGTCATttgtaccacctgcaaaaggtattaagtcagcaacattaaaggtggcatgtaCATCATATTCCtcaggcaactctagcctatatgcattatcattgactcttttcagcactttaaagggaccatcacctcgagggctaagtttagacttccttttcttaggaaatctatcttttctaaggtgtagccacacccaatccccttcttcaaaaatcatttccctctcccccttattgttgtacttagcatacctctcACTTTGTTGCTAGATTTGTCTTTTAATCCTCtcatgcattttcttaacaaaattagattttgccaccccttctttatgaatgaaatcaaaagatgtaggaagtggtaaCAAATCCATAGGaatgagaggattaaagccataaacagcttcaaatggagagatcttagtagtcctatgaaccactctattgtaggcaaactcaatatggggaaggtattcatcccaagatttgtgtTTCCCTTCAAAATTGCGCTTAGCATAATAGACAGAgatctattaacaacttcagtttgccaatcagtttgtgggtgacatgaagtagagaaattaagttTAGTTCCTAGCCTTGACCAAAGAGTTTTCCAAAAATGGCTAAGGAACTTAGTatctctatcagaaactatggtgcggggtataccatgaagcttgaccacatctctaagAAAAGCCGAGCAaagttgctagcatcatccactttgagacagggtataaagtgtgtcatttttctaaaacgatctaccaccacaaaaatggaatcaaaacccctttgtgttcttgggagtcctaagacaaaatccatacttatatcttcccaaggggctgaagcaataggcaagggggtgtataatccatgaggcattattttag
Encoded proteins:
- the LOC114172484 gene encoding uncharacterized protein LOC114172484, whose product is MKSIMKERGEPMTWEAFRGKFLSEYFPDSVRFAKEVEFFQLTQGGKSVTDYAKKFKHLIRFYTLPLDEEWRCHKFKNDLRGDIRLMVARLSIKDFAALVEKARVMEKMKNEVEGQRPQQPQRIGGLSGSTPRHEERRRPYDRPHHQPQESRNFSPQQGRGHFGKNCPNLSRAAIRPPIQTTYQHQQRNRGNMPQATGRVYAMTGAEAAS